One Harpia harpyja isolate bHarHar1 chromosome 11, bHarHar1 primary haplotype, whole genome shotgun sequence genomic window, GAGCCTTTGGGGGACCTGCAAAAAATGGGCTGGGGATAACGTGGCAGCAGCTGGTAACACTTGCCTGTGGCGGGGGGATTGCTTCACTGCCCGTCTTCCTTCCTGCCAGCCCCACACGCTCTTCCTCCTGCTTGCTCTCTCTGCAAAAGCCCAGCCCAGGCTGAACAGCATGAgccaagcaagaaaaaaatttgcagatCCTTTTGCAAGGTTTTTGCTGTCTGTTTATGACTTTTGATGGCTGGGGATGGGCCATCCTGGCATCCTTGCCCCGCAATACCCAGGAATGAAATGGTGATGGATCCGAGCGACAAGGTGGGAGAGAGGCAGACAGCAAGTGGAGGCTGCTTTGTAAAACTTTATTTAGAAATACTCTTGATAtattcattatatatatatatttatatatacacacacattacaACAAATGTGTTTGCTAAATAGCACATCCACAGTGGGTTGAGACTCAGGGTACCAGGTCTGGTTACTTCgtttctgcagaaaaaatgcagaaatccaAGGGGAGGGTGGCAGAGAAAGGGATGgggctgaaaaaaacaaaatcgtTAAGGTGGGAATTCACTCACACAGTACAACATTGCCCCAAAGTGCTGTTTCCAACAGAATGGTCCACACAGCGATGGTCCACACAGCGAGAGatgaagcaggcaggaggagaggtgggCAGAGGAAATGTACCATTCAAATCACAATTAAAGTACAACTGTACATACCCCGGGAGACATACAGCACGCTCTGCTAAGGGCTACGAGCAGGCACGCATGTGCggggggtgttggggggtgcTGCCAAGGTTGTACCATTTTCCCAACTGTTCAGctactgaaaagattaaaaaaaaacaaaacaaaacacccaaaaaacAACTTGTAGGGAATGAGGAATTTCTGAGTGTTGGTGATTTTTTCTTGCAATAGTTTAATCAAAAGAATGTAAACCCCCCCTGCAGCCTACCCCAGGGTTATTTCGAATGCTGAAAACCAAGAATGGCTTTACCTGTGTGACAGCATCCCCCTCCCTTCCCAGAAGGCCCCCGCTTGCCAGCCCCTGCCACCCGCCTCTCCTACCTCTGGTGCCAGGAGCGGCCCAAACCTCTTCCTCAGCATCGCTCCATCACCCACCGGCACCTCTCCCCTGGCCCAGCCCTGCGGGCAGCCCCCTTTAGTAAAAACCCCCATGCACGGGCGATCCGGATCCAGGAAggagttttcctccttttctcctttttaagaTGGGGGAGGTTGGTGGTTTCGGAGGATTTGGGGTCTATGCTGGAAACCCTTGCTTGGGCCAGGACCCCTTCCCAGGCAACTAATTCCACCTAACGTGCCAACCCACATGCCAGCCTCCCACCTATTATTTACAAAGAGGCGTTAAAAGCTAGTGGGGATGGAAATGACGGGGCTCTGAATTAAGCCTGGATGGGCTTGCAGACCACCCGCCCAAATCCTCTGTGTTCCCTTGTACCTCAGCTCCCTTGAAAAGGAAGGAGTGCGGTGGAAGATGTCCCCGCTCAGAGGACTTTTTCCCTTCCAAAGGATgtttgtgggttgggtttttttgctgtagcACGGTAGAGATTTCTGTGCCTTGACATCTCTGCAGAGGGAGAGGATGGGATTGGGGCAATTGCTGCATCAGGCATCAGGCGGTGGGTGAGACATGGGCCTGATGCAGCGGTGATGGCATGGCGTGGTCCTCAGCTCCCAGCtaccccagcagcagcctcctgctccccagtCCTGTTTCCCAAATGCCCTCCTCGGGGGGCAGCAGGGATCGGAGGATCAGCTCAGTCGCAGACATCAATTTTGCAGCAATCCAAGCACTTGGGAATGGAGGCTAATCCCCCTGCTGCTTTTAGCACTTTCCCCCAAGTTTCGGAGAGGCTGTGGGCTCCTACCAGCCTCGGGCAGGCAAGGACCCTCCTCACACCAGAATAAATCCAGCGCTGTAGTCCAGCCCGTGGGCACTGGCACAGCTGAACCACCACCATTTTCacacaataaaaccaaaaacttcAAAGCATACCATTAAAACCCTTTTATAACCCTATGTACACGTGCACTGTTGATACATCGTCGActccttttgcctttttgttgCTTGTTCAATTTAAAAATCCCCCAGTCCAAGGGGATGCTtcactagcaattttttttttcctttaccaatTCTGAAATTCATCTTCCTTGAGAGAAGCTCTGACCCTACAGACACTGCTGGGAAACTCTAGGAGACCACAGCAGGCTTAGAGCTCACCCGCTGAGCGTTACCAGCAGAAAAATCAGGGACTGGGAGGGCAGCAGAAAACACCTATGTACCTTTTCGTTCAGTGGATACTGCATGACAGCGTTAAAAAGAAGTAATCCCATGTCATAAATACAACAACCCCAAACAATCCAAAGTTAGgtagaaggaaaaggaagaaaggaaaaaaaaaaggagagaaaaagaaaatgtcttaatCCTTTTAATAGTTCTTTTGCTGAGGGTATTTTTTCACCTCTTTAAAAAGATACAGTCAAAAGCTCTCGGACAACAGGAACACGTggccccagctcctgctcagagcagttgTATGTGCCACAGCAGTCTCCAGCACCACGTGGAGCTGGAAAGTGTCGGTGGCCTCCACCGGCAGTGACAGAGGAGTTTCACGTCTCAACCAGGCGACTGTTTAAAAAGCGACGGTCGTCAAACGGTCTGAAAACCCTCTAAATGCTGGAGAGGTGCTGGCCGCGTCTCCTTCCCCTCCGCAGAGTCACATCATGAGCAGTATGTACAATGAAGATGACTtcaatgcttttcttctttgtacGATCACGTACCTAAATACCGAACGTCCATCTGGTTTGGTCTTGTCCTCGGCCAACGCGCCGGCCGCTCCGTCCCGGGCTGGGGAGGACGGGGAGCCCGAGCccctggggaaaggcagagtCACAAATCCCACGGGCACAAGTTCCAGCATCCGCACGCTCGGGTCTCGCCTCCCCCCTTGGTGCTTCGGGAGCCATGCGGAAGGTCATCACCGCTGCGCGTTGCCTTCTACAGGGAGAATGGCGTGGTGCAGGCTCCGCGTGTGCTTCGAATCTAGTGTTTCGTGCTCTTCTGTGAAGCTGTCCGGGCTTGCCGCTCCGTCTAAAGAACTTCCACAGCTAGAGTTAGGAGACAACATGTCCTGCAGGAGGTCTTCCTGGACTATCCCAGAGTCTTTGTTCACTTTGCCCCTTtggtttccttcttcctcctggtCGTTGAGCAGCTTGGCCAGGAAGTTGATGTATTTCATAGCCAGGCGCAAAATCTCGTTCTTGCTCAGTTTTTTGTCAGGCGGGTGGGTGGGGATGAGTTTGCGAAGCTCTGCAAAGGCTCCGTTGACGTTCTGCTGTCTCCACCTCTCCCGGCTATTGGTAAAAATGCGACGAACCACTTTCGTATGAGGACCTGCAATTGCAACCATGCAGAATTAGGAGCGGGGCCTAACAGGTCATTTATTACTTTGCTGAATAGGTCACTGTTTCCCAAATTTTAGTCACATCAGCAAGGCAGCGAAACAGCAGTTTCCAGCTAATTGAAAGCTAACCTGATGAGCTGAGGTAGCCATAACTTCTGTTCAAGCCAGtgtgccctggttttggctgggatagagttaattttcttcctagtagctggtacagggtgttttggatttagtgtgagaataatgttgataacacactgatgttttagctgttgctaaatagcgcttatcctaagttacggatttttcagtttcccgtgctctgccagcaagcaggtgtacaagaagctgggagagagcacggccagggcagctgacccgaactagccaaagggatattccataccatagaacgtcatgctcaggatatgaactggggggagttggccaggaggggcagatagccgctcgggcatcggtcagcgggtggtgagcaattgcattgtgcatcgcttgtcttttcttgggttatatttcactgtctttttttaatcttcctgttcattacaattattattattataattgttattatatttgtattattcttattgttattattatattttattttagttattaaactgttcttacctcaacccacgagttttactttttttcccaattctcctccctgtcccactgggaggggggaggagtaagcgagcggctgcgtggtgcttagttgttggctggggttaaaccatgacacagtggaagggaaaaacagagttGTGTCTTTTTAGATGTCTCCCGAGACACCTAAATTTACCTCTCCAAGGAGGAAGGCTGAGGCCATGACACATGTGCAGAACGCTGCTATATTTTTAGGGTATCTCAGCAACAAAGGTCCTATTAAAAGTTTATCTCACTAGATGGCTTTATTTTCTGTCCCAAAAAATGTCTTACGGACATACCATTGGGACAGGAGGAAATTAGCTTGAGCAGAGGCTTTGACAGCTCTAAGATCCAGACATCTTCCCTGATGTAGGCAGGATCCAGAGCTGATAAAGACTGTAGGACTGCCACCAACCCTCTAGGTGGTTTATGTGAAATGGGGTGGCAGGATTCACCCCATAGCAATGAGGACAGGTAGCAACGTGACACACGGAGTGAAAGCAGCGTCCTTGCTGGAAGGGTGATCACGGGTGGAGGATGAACCAGTTTCACAGCTGACCTGAGGACTGTCTGCTCTCCCTGCACATTGTGGCATCGTGTCCCTATCTGACAGTAATTGGAGAAGGGACTCTAAATTGCTAGAGGTGTCCATTTGGCTCAGTTACATGTGAACTCCAGTTAAATCCCTGTAATTTTACAGCCGTATTCCTGACGGGGCATGTTACACAGGGTGGATGCACAAAACGGATCAATTCTCCTTCCGGATCATCAGAGTAACTCCTGTTGGCATAAGCAAGACATTGTCTCTGTGCTAGGAGAGACCCAAAAGCATGTCTACCCAAAAGGATTGTGCTGCAGGAGTAGCAATGCTCTAAGTCAGGACTGCAGGTCCTTGGGTCCATGGAAACCAGTTCATGTAAGGAGACACCACCATTAAGATGCTTTTATTATTACACCCTTTCCATCCTCACCTCCAGGAGACACCAACAGTGAAAGAACACAGCGACCTCATGAAACTATGGGAGAATGACCATGGCTGAAACCCCCATAGGATACATTCACATACAATGAGAATCCTCCCAAAGTATGAAGCAAAGACTTGCAGGTAACACACCAGTGAGTCGTACCCCAAAAGACTGGCTGTGGATATTCCCATCCGCACCATCTCTCCCCTGTAGTCCCCCCTCCTACCTGAGACACTTGCCTAACTGCTCCCTTCTGGTGGGAGCAAGTCCCTGGCCACGGTGAGCAGTTTAAGGCACAGCTCTGCCATCACTCAGTGAAACCAGTATCCTGGGAGGCGTTTAAACGTCATTATTCTTATACAGCAGAACTCTTGGCTGCTTTGTCTGTGGCAGAGCAGCCAAACAGATGTGATTTTGGAGGCATCTTAGTCAGGCTGCACCTTGACAGATCCGACCTGACACAACGCAAGAAGAGGAATCCCACGTTCCAGCTGATTAAACACCATCACACTTTCCTCCCGTCAGGGGAAACTAGAGCCCCTTTGGTCCAGCACATCACATGAAATACCCACCACGGCAGGATCTGCATGGGGACATACTCCCAAGCAGCCAGGTTAAAGCTACTGGCTTCTCCAGCGTGCGAGCAGCCATAAAACTCACTTCTCACAGCGTGGTCAGGAGCAGGGGGTCCCCCAAAATCACAAAGAGCCCCTGGGATAAGCTGGGGGGTGTCAGAATGAGAAACTCATCTCTGACCTCTAGGATCCCGGTCTGATGCTTCAATAAAGGCAGTTTTCCACTCCCAAACAGCACGTAAATGCCCTTTGTATGAATTAATGTGCAAGAGCTTATGGAAAGGGAAGGTTTCCTGTCCCTAATGCGCACAGCCCACTGTGCCACGGGGTCGTGGGGAAGGTGGTGGGGACCAAAGGGACCTCAACAACACCAGGCTGCCCAGCACTGCTAATAGGGCAGTGGAGAATGTGTTACAACCTACTACAATAATACGATGGTTTCAACACTTAACTGCTCTTTCCAGACAAGATAAAGCAACCAGCCTTGAATCCAGAAGGAGATGCAGCTTAAAACCTTTTTACTCCCATAAGGGCATGAAAAAAAGAAGCCTTGGatactgtttattttcaaaaaaaaaaaatctcaagagaCTTCCAGTCTTCACAGGCTTCAAACATGCATCTCTATTCACTGAAAGTTGCCAACTGAAAGGCAACTATTCATAAATAGGtcagaaatcagaagaaagacCTGTTCATTTTCATCCAGGGGCAGCCAAACCAAGCTCCAGTATATAATACAAATTCTGACACCACTCAGATTTTTGATTCCTTCATCAACCAAATTAAACGTACCTTTTAGAAAGAGATCAGGTTTTGGCCAAAACATGTCAAGCAAAGGAGAAATTTAAAATGCCCCATAGCTGTGTTATAATAGAAGAGATTTATTTCTCATAAAGAAACTTGCCTCGTAATTAATTCAAGCAGTCGGCTGAGAAATTTTGCCTGGATTTTGTTCCAATTCATtgactgctgcttttttaattgtaattagaGATCTGAGGAAAACGAATAAAAGGATGAGCTTCCAAAGTTCCAGAATATCCTTGCAGatacttttttacatttttatctccatttatatctattttttaaGAAGATATTCAATGCACCAAACTTTCCCCCAAATGGATAAAGAAATAGTtgcaaaaaccccaccactcATTTCCTTACAGAGGAAATCAAACACTAAGTGCCCGGCAAGACTCTCCTGCCCTTCTGCACCTCCCAGGGACTGAGGACCCACAGGAGTGACGCTCCGGCATGCCACGGATGTCACCTGGCAGGTGACCATCAGAGCGATGAGCAAAGCCCAGCAGACCACACAGATGCCTCAGCATGGGATGCACACCCCTACAAATTGCTCCTGTTCAGAAACCATCATCCGGTACCTATTTTTGCCCCCAGAATTCTGAGCCCAGTCTTGGAAATTCACATGAGCTCAAACCGGCAGGATTGGGCCCAATCTATACACCTGCATTAAAGCACACATCCAAAAACTTGGTTACGACCAAATAGCTCTGTAATCCTTCATATCTAATTTAATAGCACGTCAAAAGCTTTAGTCAGACACCGTGGTTTGATGGACTTCTCACCGTAGCCGCTAAGCCTCTGAATCGAAACCCGGACGGAAAGACCTTCTTGTGCCGGGGGCTGAGCCAACCCCTGCCCCACGGGGCTGCGGTCTGAAAGGACCAGGCAGACGGAGGAGGGCAGAGAGCGGGGAGAGAGGGACTGATGAACGCAGATAACGCCCTGAGCCCATCATTTCATACCGTATTATTTTAGAGTGATGTGGATGATGATTTGATCTGATTTTAGATTAGCCGGGTAGAAGGAAAGGGACAGCTAgctagaaagaaggaaaattaattgtCTGGCGATTGAAATACACCGTTTACAGTTGCTAGAGAGGAAACACATTTCAATGGAGCTCATTTGTACGGGCTGTTAACTCTGCAGATAAACGTGTCAGCCTTCCACGTGCAAATTGTTCTCGCAAACATCCCTTTGCGTGGGCAGCGCTGCCGCCTGCACGCAGCCTCCCGCAACCCAccggctgcctgggagcaggcagCGGGATCCtgccctgccttctccctgccttcCTTTCTTTGAAATTATCCCGCCGGTCCCACGGGGATCCCCACACCCGGGATCTCTGCTCGGACAGCAGACTGTCACCCTCCACATctgctgccaggctctgccaCAAGACCAGACACGGGGTATTTCTCCACGGCAGGCTGCAGCACGCTGTGGATATATACTGAAGCAAGGTGCAGACAAGCTGGCGAAGGAACCAGCCACAATCCCGCTGTGACCCTGCAGACCTTAGCACAGGTTTAGCCCTTTGCTTCTAGGCAGTTTAAAGGCGAGTGGGATCTTTCTGCCCGAGACTGTGGAATGCCTCCTGGCTGAAAAGGTTTGCAAACACAGCATGTCACTGCAATGGCCCTGATCCAGCCTCTGCACTTCAACAAAGACTTAAATTTAGTGGCTTCCTTCGGATTTAATCTCTAAGCAATTTGCAGAACAGCGATGTAATTAACCATACGCTGAACTGCTTTGCTGCGTGAAAGCAAATCCACCGAGCACGCTGCCGGTCATTAGCCGGGACAGATCTGGGCTCTGCTGTACAGACCCTTACCGGGGGAGCTACCCTGCCACCACAGGCATCTTATTCGCCTTTTACCGTTTGGGGTTTAAATCCCAGCGTGTGCCACCGTGCGGCAACTTGCCCCCTTCAGCAGATGGGGAACCCCCCAAGAGCCAGGGCAGGGGCGAAACGCTCTCACCGTCGGTGATCTCCATCTCGTAGGGAGAGGGTCTCCTCTTCACCCGGTTGCTGCCGTACATAGAGAAGGAGTCCGGTTCGCCGAAAAACCCGCTGCGAACGAAAGGCAGAGAGGCCGTCAGGACACACCGGCATCCTCCCGGCgtggcccccggccccccgcgtGGGGGGGTGGGAAGCGCCCGGGGCCGGCTCGGGGCCGGTGGGAAGCCGAGCTGCTCCGTGACCTCGGAGGCAGCTCACGGCTCACGAAGCCGAGCCCGGGGTCGTGCGGCCACACGACACGCGGCCGCCCGGGGACGCGCACCGAGGGACGCCAGCCCCGCGTGGGCAGGGGGATGCGGGCGGCGTGGGGCACCCAGGCTAGCGGCTCCCGGGCAAAACCCACACCCCTCCCCGCGGCTTTTTGTCCCTCAGCCGGCGGGCACGGACGCCCACCCGGGCCGGGTCCGCAGCGCAGCCTCCCCCGAGAGAGGAGatggctgcggggagcgggggggctcCGTCTCGGCCCGTGGGGGCTGCGCTCTGCCCCTGCCAGAGCGTTGTCTGTCCCTTGCGCTTATTTGCGGCACTCATCGGAGGAGAGAGCGAGCTCCGAGGATCTAAATCAGCTCTCTATAAGCACCCAAGCACCGCGTTTACTGACGGCCCCCTTGCTCTGCCCGGGGCACCTCTACcgcgattttttttcttttttcccctgggaacGACAGTTTTTCGTTTCgggtttctccccccccccctttcttcttttgCGAAGTTGCATGCAAACCCGCGATGACTAAGCGCCGAGCCCCGCGCGGTGGAAGggacgctgctgctgctgccgttccccccccccctccttctccttcccaccccgGCACCGAGCCCGGCACCCCTCCGGGAGCCGCTCCGAGGGACCCCCgccggggctggggtgggaaagacacggacctgttgatGGTGGCCAGCGGCTGGCCCAGGTTGTAGAGCATGGCCCTGCCGGGGGGCTGCAGCGGGAGCGCGGGGGGGCTCAGCTGCACCATGCGGGCCTCGCAGGCGGCCTCGGCGGCGCGGCACGGCTCGGCGCCCGGCGCTCTCTGCAtcgcctcccccgccgcctcccggctTTTTATGTCCAGGGAGCCCCCCCGGCGCACCAGCTCGATGACGGGcacgggggcggcggggggcccgggggAGGGCCGGCCCGCCTCCTTGGACGCCCCGTTGAGCAGCAGCTGGGGGTCCGCCGGCGCCTCCATGCCCCCGCGGCTGCTCTCCGGCTCGTTCGTGGTCTCCGCTTCCGAGTCGTGCCGCCGGGGGGGGCGGGCATCGCGGGGGTCactggggggcggcggggcgggcggcctgTCCATCGTCCTGCGGAGAGAGGCAGCGGTGAGGGGCGGCCCCGGCTAGAGGGGGGGGtacccccctccccgggcaccgCCCCgacggggagaggggggggggacacgacacgcTTCGGGACTCGGGCTTCGCCGGCGAGAAATGGGGGGAacgggggggaggagggcaggggaggcaCGAATCACCCCAAACCAATTGGAGTTTGCCGGCGGGACGGGCCCCGTCGCCGCTCCGACAGGGGCCGGGGGTCCGCGGGGCCACGCCGCCGAGCCGTGCGGTGACGTCACGAGGCGCCCCGGCCCTGCCGTGACGTCACGGAGCCCCGCGGAACCGTGCAGCGCTGTGGCGTCGTGCAGCGTCCCGGCCGCGCGCGACGCACCGCGCAGGGAGCGGCCCGGccggacaaccccccccccccccaaacacccccagccccccacgcCCCGCGGGGATTTACGCCGCTCCACGCGGAGGGCTGACAGCATCGGGGCGGCTAATGCAGCCAGAGGGGCTCGGCCAGCGCCCGGCGCGCCCCGGTGGCCCGGGGCTAAATTATGCAGCCAAAATTTCGGCCAGGCGGGAGGAGGTtcagcccctcttcccccccccccccgcgtttGGGGGAATTTCTCCCCATTTTGGGGTCCCCGGTGGTGTTTGCGGCCCGGCCTGCCGGCAGCGGCCTCAGCCGCACGGGCGACCGCCTCTCctcccattttaatttttattattattattattttttaaaacagcgAAACATACGTCAAGCCAcattttgggggagagggggtTAAACCAGCCCATAACGGACTCGATCCCCCCCGCGCAGTCGCTACcgcaggaaggaggaaggggccCGGCGCGGAGCAGCCCTCCATCCGCGGCCGCGCACCAGCATTGTCCCCCTTCTCCCATAGAACGAATACTGTCGTGACAGGGCACCTCGCGCCGAGGGCAGGCAGCGATATCGCCATTATTGCCATGCTATTTCTCAACCCCCCCGCCCTCGTtcgggtttgttttttggttttgggtttttttttttttcctataaataagGGGCTTCGCGGAGCAGAGAGCTGCCACACGCTGGGTGTCCTCCCCATCCTTCTCGCTCCTTTGCcttgggtaattttttttttccgttcTGCTGGGTTAAATTGCGAgagacatcccccccccccttttttttttctggccataTCTCACCATCTctcttgaaaaaaagaaacccaacaaaa contains:
- the TAL1 gene encoding T-cell acute lymphocytic leukemia protein 1: MTMDRPPAPPPPSDPRDARPPRRHDSEAETTNEPESSRGGMEAPADPQLLLNGASKEAGRPSPGPPAAPVPVIELVRRGGSLDIKSREAAGEAMQRAPGAEPCRAAEAACEARMVQLSPPALPLQPPGRAMLYNLGQPLATINSGFFGEPDSFSMYGSNRVKRRPSPYEMEITDGPHTKVVRRIFTNSRERWRQQNVNGAFAELRKLIPTHPPDKKLSKNEILRLAMKYINFLAKLLNDQEEEGNQRGKVNKDSGIVQEDLLQDMLSPNSSCGSSLDGAASPDSFTEEHETLDSKHTRSLHHAILPVEGNAQR